From Pagrus major chromosome 18, Pma_NU_1.0, a single genomic window includes:
- the b4galt7 gene encoding beta-1,4-galactosyltransferase 7: protein MMYSSRRKPVLYFKEERKFLSGRCTIYKLFGLCMVLLLVSLLWLQLSCSGDMSAALHEDRRLQQQPPPPPCPADSQTSAADDPSWGPHKLALIVPFRERFEELLVFVPFMHTFLNKKKIRHKIVVINQVDHYRFNRASLINVGHLESGNDTDYLAMHDVDLLPLNDALDYGFPEDGPFHVASPELHPLYHYKTYVGGILLLTKKHYSMCNGMSNRFWGWGREDDEFYRRLRKAELQLFRPSGITTGYKTFMHIHDPAWRKRDQKRVAAQKQEQFKVDPDGGLTNLRYQVESRQELTISGAPCTVINIKLECDQNQTPWCLLG from the exons ATGATGTATTCATCGAGGAGAAAGCCTGTCCTCTACTTCAAAGAAGAGAGAAA gttcCTGTCTGGTAGATGTACCATCTACAAGTTGTTCGGCCTCTGCATGGTGCTGCTGCTCGTctctctgctctggctgcagcTCAGCTGTTCAGGCGACATGTCGGCCGCCCTGCACGAAGACAGACGCCTCCAGCAGCAGCCGCCGCCACCGCCTTGTCCTGCTGACAGTCAGACATCTGCAGCGGACGACCCTTCCTGGGGCCCTCACAAACTGGCCCTCATCGTCCCGTTCAGAGAACGCTTCGAGGAGCTGCTGGTGTTCGTTCCCTTCATGCACACGTTCCTCAACAAGAAGAAGATCCGCCACAAGATCGTCGTCATCAACCAGGTGGATCACTACAG ATTTAACCGGGCGTCTCTGATCAACGTGGGTCACCTGGAGAGCGGGAACGACACGGACTACCTGGCGATGCACGACGTGGACCTGCTGCCTCTGAACGACGCTCTGGACTACGGTTTCCCCGAGGACGGCCCGTTCCACGTGGCCTCGCCTGAGCTGCACCCGCTGTACCACTACAAGACATACGTGGGAGGAATCCTGCTGCTCACCAAGAAGCATTACAGCATG TGTAACGGGATGTCAAACCGGTTCTGGGGTTGGGGCCGAGAGGACGATGAGTTCTACAGACGACTGAGGAAAGCTGAGTTACAG CTGTTCAGACCGAGTGGAATCACAACAGGATATAAAACCTTTATGCACATCCACGACCCGGCCTGGAGGAAGAGAGACCAGAAGAGAGTCGCAGCTCAGAAACAG GAGCAGTTTAAGGTGGATCCGGACGGCGGGCTGACTAACCTCCGTTACCAGGTGGAGTCCAGACAGGAGCTGACCATCAGCGGCGCCCCTTGCACCGTCATCAACATCAAACTGGAGTGTGACCAGAACCAGACGCCCTGGTGTCTGCTGGGATAG
- the LOC141013362 gene encoding transmembrane emp24 domain-containing protein 9: MVSVRMQSCVLSVLLLNVFYSFVSSLYFHIGETEKKCFIEEIPDETMIIGNYRTQLYDKQREEYLPATQGLGMFVEVKDPDDKVILSRQYGSEGRFTFTSHTPGEHQICLHSNSSKFSLFAGGMLRVHLDIQVGEHANNYAEIAAKDKLSELQLRVRQLVEQVDQIQKEQNYQRYREERFRQTSESTNQRVLWWSIVQTLILVAIGIWQMRHLKSFFEAKKLV, from the exons ATGGTGTCTGTCAGGATGCAGTcgtgtgtgttgtcagtttTACTCCTGAACGTTTTCTACAGTTTCGTCTCCTCTTTGTACTTTCACATCGGAGAGACCGAGAAGAAATGTTTCATAGAGGAAATCCCGGACGAGACGATGATCATCG gaAACTACCGGACTCAGCTGTATgataaacagagagaagaatACCTGCCGGCCACTCAGGGTCTGGGGATGTTTGTGGAGGTCAAAGATCCAGATGACAAG gtGATTCTGTCGCGTCAGTACGGCTCAGAGGGAAGGTTCACCTTCACATCGCACACACCTGGAGAGCATCAGATCTGTCTGCACTCCAACTCATCCAAGTTCTCTCTGTTCGCTGGAGGCATGTTG AGGGTTCACTTGGACATCCAGGTGGGCGAACACGCCAACAACTACGCTGAGATCGCCGCCAAAGACAAACTGTcggagctgcagctgagagtCCGACAGCTGGTGGAGCAGGTGGACCAGATCCAGAAGGAGCAGAACTACCAGAGG TACCGTGAGGAGCGTTTCCGTCAGACCAGCGAGAGCACCAACCAGCGGGTCCTCTGGTGGTCCATCGTGCAGACCCTCATTCTGGTGGCCATCGGTATTTGGCAGATGAGACACCTCAAGAGCTTCTTTGAGGCAAAGAAACTGGTGTAA